The region TATTGTTCCGGATAAATACACAAATCGACTTAAATATTGTACTTTTTTCCCGAAGTGTAGTTTTTCTTAAAATTTGCAGGTGTGCTTCCGATTTTATTGGTAAAAAGTCTGTTGAAATATGCCGGATCTTCGTAGCCTAAATCATAAGCGATTTCTTTCACAGGTTTATCAGTATAAAATAAAAGTCTTTTGGCTTCCAGCAGAATTCTGTTGATGATAAATTGGTTGGGAGATTCAAGGTTTAAACTTTTAAATTTATGAGTTAATGTTTTCGGAGCAATATGAAGGAAGTCAGCATAATCCGCTACATGATGCTTTTCCCTGAAATGAATTTCCAGATGTCGGCTGAAATCACGAAAAATATCGAGTTCGTTGGTTGGAATTTTCAGGTTATCACTATCCAGATTTTGTTTTTTCCATTTTCGGGTGGCCCGAATGATAATCTGTTTTACATAAGTTCTGATCATTTCTTCGGCGGAAGAATCTTTCCATTCCAGCTCGTCTTTTATGCTTTGAAATAGATTTTGAATGATAAGGTTTTCATTTTCATCCAGCTCTACAAAAGGAATTTCAAAAACATTATGGAAAAGCAATCCGTCACAGGCAACTTCTTTATCATGAATCTGAATGCAGTAAAAATCGCGGTTGTAATATAAAAGATGAGATTCTTCTATACCATTTTCAACTTTTAAATGTTGGTTGGTCAGAAAAAATAAGGCCGGTTTTTCTGTTGTATACTGTTTAAAATCTATGGTCAATTCATACCCGGAAGGAACATAGAATACTTTAATTTCAGATTTATAGTTGGAATCTTTGAATGTTTGCAGATTCTTTTCAGAAAAAGTTTCAAAACCTAATTTCTTATAATGATCTTCAAAGATAAGCTTCTGTGACATAGATTTTCTTTAAGATAAAGGTACAAAAAAGCATGGCTTCTCAATTGTTAAATTATTGAAACCATGCTTTTTCAAACCATTAAGGGAATTAAGCGATTAAGATGAATTAAGAAAAATCAATTTGATTTTTAATAAGCATAACGTTGAAGTAAAGCTCATCTTAATAATCTTAACGTCTTACCAGAGATCTTAATGGTTCAAATTTATTTCGAATGATTTAGAATTTATGAGAAATAATTATCAATCAAACTTTAAAATTCTCAAACACTCAAATCTAGAACGTTACATCAAGTCCGACATAAAAATTAGCTTTCATAATCGGAGCATATACCATTCCGCCAT is a window of Candidatus Chryseobacterium colombiense DNA encoding:
- a CDS encoding AraC family transcriptional regulator — its product is MSQKLIFEDHYKKLGFETFSEKNLQTFKDSNYKSEIKVFYVPSGYELTIDFKQYTTEKPALFFLTNQHLKVENGIEESHLLYYNRDFYCIQIHDKEVACDGLLFHNVFEIPFVELDENENLIIQNLFQSIKDELEWKDSSAEEMIRTYVKQIIIRATRKWKKQNLDSDNLKIPTNELDIFRDFSRHLEIHFREKHHVADYADFLHIAPKTLTHKFKSLNLESPNQFIINRILLEAKRLLFYTDKPVKEIAYDLGYEDPAYFNRLFTNKIGSTPANFKKNYTSGKKYNI